CGGCGCGGCCTTGCGTGCCCCGGCGTCGCGGACGGTCGTAGGGTGGCCGCATGACGACCCATGCGAAGCGGGAACGGCTACTCCTCGCCGATCTGCTGGAGGGCGCCGGATCCGAGGCGCCGACGCTGTGCGAGGGCTGGACGACGTACGACCTGGCGGCGCACGTGGTGGTGCGCGAGCGCCGGCAGGACGCGGCGGGCGGCATCCTCTTCAAGCCCCTGCAGAACCGGCTGGAGCGCGTGCAGGCGGAGTTCCGGCAGAAGTCGTACGAGGAACTGGTGCAGCTCATCCGCAGCGGGCCGCCGCGGTTCTCGCCGTTCGCGCTCAAGCAGGTCGACGAGGCCGCGAACGTCGTGGAGTTCTACGTGCACGCCGAGGACGTCCGCCGCGCGCAGCCCGACTACGCGCCGCGCGAGCTGGACCCGGTCTTCTCCGACACCCTGTGGAACCGGCTGGAGCGCGGCGCGAAGATGATGGGCCGCAAGTCGCCCGTCGGGCTGGTGCTGCGCCGCCCCGACGGCCAGACGGCGGTGGCCCACCGGGGCGCGCCCGTGGTCACGGTGACCGGGGAGCCTGCGGAGCTGCTGCTGTTCGCCACCGGGCGGCAGGAGGCGGCGAAGGTGGAGCTGGAGGGCGACGAGGACGCCGTGGCGCAGGCGCGGTCGGCGCCGCTCGGCATCTGACGCCGCACGGCGGCCCCGCCCCGGCTTCTGACGTCGCCCGGCCGGACATTGCGCCTGGCAGCGGGGCGCCGGTCCGGCTACGGGGCCGGGGCGGGCGGCGGTTGTGGCAGCGGGCCCGATGAGCCGGTGCCCGCGCACGTAGCGCAGTCCCTCGCGCAACTCCCGCCCGGCGCCCGCCGGATGCGCCCGCGCCGCTGCCGCTGCGGGTCCGTCGGGCGCGTCGGGTGCGTCCGGCGCGTCGGGCCGGTCCGGCAGGGGGCGTAGCGCAGCGGCAGCAGCAGCGGCACCGACGCGGCGAACAGCAGCCCATCGCCCTCACCACCCCGGTCTCCGCGGGTCCCGCGACCCGCTGCGCGGCCCAGCCGAGGGCTGGGAGAACACGCCGTCGCCGAGCACGGAGAGGGCGTACGCGACGAGCCACCGCAGGACCACGGCGTCGCGGTACGCGGGCATGCGCGCGGGCCCCCGGCTCAGGGGCGGAAGGGGAAGCCGTAGAGGTGGAGGGCGACGGTCTCGCGCCCGGAGGACCCCGCGGCCTCCGCCGCCTGCGCCCGCTCCCGCCACTTGCGCACGAACGCGCCCATCTCCTCCGCCAGCTCCTGCAGTTCGCCGGCGGTCAGCCGGACGGTGTACTCCGAGCTGAACGCCGCCCGCGTCCACTCCCGCCCCCACCCGGCCTGCTGGTCCAGGTAATTGAGGTACGTACGGGTCCGGGTGGCCAGCAGCTCGCGGGTGACGCCCGTCAGCGCCGCCGTTCCCTCAATGTTCGTTGCACAACAGCCCGGCAGTTCTGCGGCGGCGCGGGGCCCGCAGGGGC
The Streptomyces sp. CNQ-509 DNA segment above includes these coding regions:
- a CDS encoding TIGR03085 family metal-binding protein; the encoded protein is MTTHAKRERLLLADLLEGAGSEAPTLCEGWTTYDLAAHVVVRERRQDAAGGILFKPLQNRLERVQAEFRQKSYEELVQLIRSGPPRFSPFALKQVDEAANVVEFYVHAEDVRRAQPDYAPRELDPVFSDTLWNRLERGAKMMGRKSPVGLVLRRPDGQTAVAHRGAPVVTVTGEPAELLLFATGRQEAAKVELEGDEDAVAQARSAPLGI